The Tessaracoccus aquimaris sequence AGTCGGTCTTGGTCACGGGCCACCAGGATCAGGTCGGTGCCCCGGGCGGCCAGCTCCCGCGCGAACGCAAGACCGATGCCCGACGTGCCACCCGTGATCAAAGCTGAAGCCATGATCTCTACGGTACGCCACCTCGCCGCTGGCGGCCCAAGCGGTCGCTGTCTCGGAACGCCTCGTTGTAAGGGTTGAACAAGCGGGAGGTTGAGCGATTGTGAGGGCCCGACAACGGTGGTGGTGGAGCGGGCCGTGGCGGCGGAGTCGGCGCGCCGCGTCGAGACCTCGTGTGACGACCGCACCGCCGAACTCAGGAGGGGTATGGAACGGGCCCGGCGACCTGAGTCGCCGGGCCCGTGACCACATGCTTGTCCGTCAGAGCTTGCCGATGACCTCGAGGGTCTCCTCTGCCATCGCCAGTTCCTCGTTGGTGGGGATCACCAGGACGCGGACCTGCGACTCGGGCGTCGAGATCTCGCGGGCCTGCTTGGAGCGCACCAGGTTGGCCGACTCGTCCAGGTCGAAGCCGAGGCCCTTGAGGCGGCGGACGACCGGGCCGCGGACGTGATCGGCGTTCTCGCCGACGCCGGCGGTGAACACGAGCGCGTCGACGCCGCCCAGGATCGCGATGTAGGAGCCGATGTAGCCGACGAGGCGGTGCACGTAGACGTCAAGGGCGAGCTGGGCCTGCTCGTTGCCCGCCTCGATCTGGGACTTGATGTCGCGCATGTCGGTGTAGCCACACATGCCGCCCATGCCGGACGCCTTGTTGAGCATCGCGTCGACGTCGTCGACCGACATCCCAGCGGCGCGGTTGAGGTACTTCGGCAGGCCGGGGTCGACATCGCCGGAGCGGGTGCCCATCACGAGGCCCTGCAGCGGCGTCAGGCCCATCGACGTGTCGACCGCCACGCCGCCGTCGACGGCGGAGATCGACGCACCGTTGCCGAGGTGGCACACGATGGTCTTCAGCTCGCCGAGTGGGCGGTCGAGG is a genomic window containing:
- a CDS encoding acetate kinase; this translates as MSQPILLLNCGSSSIKYQLLDPAQPGPQAVGIVQRIGQDMSTIDHEVGDSEYHEDVPFADHTEAVAAVVRMFEDHGPSLSDVVAVGHRTVHGGSAFVESTLIDDAVVAKLEELSDLAPLHNPPGIAGIRAAEAVLPNVPHVAIFDTAFFSTLPAEAYTYAIDADLTAKYGIRKYGFHGTSHSYVSKKAAEFLDRPLGELKTIVCHLGNGASISAVDGGVAVDTSMGLTPLQGLVMGTRSGDVDPGLPKYLNRAAGMSVDDVDAMLNKASGMGGMCGYTDMRDIKSQIEAGNEQAQLALDVYVHRLVGYIGSYIAILGGVDALVFTAGVGENADHVRGPVVRRLKGLGFDLDESANLVRSKQAREISTPESQVRVLVIPTNEELAMAEETLEVIGKL